The segment TACGCCGCCCTCTACCGGGAGAACCGGGCCCGCCAGCGGCTCATCGACGACCTCGTCCGCACCCGCGACGAACTCGCCGCCAGCCAGCGCGAAGCCGGCCGCCTCGCCGAACGCCAACGCCTCGCCCGCGAGATCCACGACACCCTCGCCCAGGGCCTGGCCGGCATCGTGCTGCTCGCCCGCGAGGCCGCCGGCACCGACAGCACCGCCACCGCCGCGCCGCTCCTGGACGAGATCGAGCGGACCGCCTCCGCGAACCTCGCCGAAGCCCGCCGCTTCGTCCACGCCCTCACCCCGCCCGCGCTCGACGGCACCACCCTCGCCGACGCGCTGCGCCGCCTCGCCGACGGCGCCGACGCCGCCTTCCACCGCGACGGCGAGCCCTACCCGCTGCCCGTCGAAGCCGAGGTCGCGCTGCTGCGCCTCACCCAGGAAGCCCTCGCCAACGCCGTCCGGCACGCCGCCGCCGCGCACATCGCCGTCACCCTCGGCTACCTCGACGACGCCGTCACCCTCGACGTCTACGACGACGGCACCGGCTTCGACCCCGCCACCGCGCCCGCCCCCGACTCCTTCGGCCTGCACGGCATGCACGAGCGGATCGCCGCGCTCGGCGGCACCCTCACCGTCGAGTCCGCGCCCGGCGAGGGCACCGCCGTCGCCGCGGTGCTGCCGCTGCGGGCGGTCGTCGGCGCCGCCGAGCCGTCGGGCGGCGGTGAGCCGTCGGGCGGCGTTGTCGGGATCGACGAGCCGCCCGCGCCGGGGCGGCGGCCGGCGGGCGGGGCGCTGCGGGCCGCGGGCGCGTTCGTGGGCGCGTTCGCGGGTGCGGGTGCGGGTGCGGGGGTGCGGCGGTGATCCGGGTGCTGGTGGTGGACGACCACCCCGTGGTCCGGCGCGGCCTGCGCGCCCTGGTCGAGGACCTGCCCGACGTCACCGCCGTCGGCGAGGCCGCCGACGGCGCCGCCGCGCTCGCCCTGCTCGCCGAACTGCCCGCCGACCGGCGTCCCGACGTCGTCCTGATGGACCTCCAGATGGGCACCGGCATGCACGGCGTCGAAGCGACCCGCCGGATCACCGCGCTGCCCGACCCGCCCGCCGTCCTCGTCCTCACCACCTACTCCACCGACGCCGACATCCTCGCCGCCGTCGAGGCCGGCGCCACCGGCTACCTGCTCAAGGACGCCCCGCCCGAGGACCTCGCCGCCGCCATCCACGCCACCGCCCGCGGCGAGACCGTCCTCGCCCCGCCGGTCGCCGCCCGCCTGCTCGGCCGCGTCCGGGCCGGCCGGCCCTCGCTCTCGCCGCGCGAGGCGGAGATCCTGCAACTGCTCGCCGAGGGGCTGCCCAACCGGCAGATCTCCAAGCGCCTGTTCATCAGCGAGGCGACCGTCAAAACGCACCTCGTGCACATCTACGACAAACTCGGCGTCGATTCCCGTACGTCGGCGATCGCGGCGGGCCTGGCGGCCGGGCTGATCCGGGCGGTCGAGCGCTGAGCCGGTTTCAGCTCGTTCGCCCGGAAACGTCCGGTCGGCGGGGGCGGGAAAATGGCTGGTGGCGGGCTTTTCGGTGCATTCTTTGCCGATGGTTGACCACCCATTGGTAGGGTCGTGAACGAGTCGTCACGGGGGAGGATGGGGCGACGGCTCGATATGACGTCCTATTGGGGGGATATCATGGGGGAAATCACCGGGAACAATCCCGACCTGCCACCGGGAACGCTCCGGGTCGATCCGGACCGCATGCGCGCCTGGTCCGCCGACACCCTGGACATCGCGCGAACGTTCACCGCCACCGGCCGCTCCGTCGAGGGCGAGGTCACCGACGGCTACGTCGCCCTCGGCCAGTGGGACAGCGGACCGGCCCTGCGCGAGCGCTGGATCCGCTGGGGCGACCAGATCAGCACGCTCGGCAACCGGCTCACCGACGTCGCCGAACGGTTCCGCCGCACCGCCGACAACTACCGCGCCGCCGACGAGAGCGCCCACCGGCAGGTCACCGG is part of the Kitasatospora setae KM-6054 genome and harbors:
- a CDS encoding sensor histidine kinase — translated: MPRTEPPPAASNDTHASPAGPTPALRLANLAVHGLFFTLLAVLLARAAADGALGPGGWATAGALAAVYAAGGALRRIRESRTLGACWLLAVAALWIGLTLEHPEFSYLAFPLYFVCLHALPPRLGLPAVVALTAAVIAAQTTTPGGLTTAKVIGPLAGAAVALLTAYGYAALYRENRARQRLIDDLVRTRDELAASQREAGRLAERQRLAREIHDTLAQGLAGIVLLAREAAGTDSTATAAPLLDEIERTASANLAEARRFVHALTPPALDGTTLADALRRLADGADAAFHRDGEPYPLPVEAEVALLRLTQEALANAVRHAAAAHIAVTLGYLDDAVTLDVYDDGTGFDPATAPAPDSFGLHGMHERIAALGGTLTVESAPGEGTAVAAVLPLRAVVGAAEPSGGGEPSGGVVGIDEPPAPGRRPAGGALRAAGAFVGAFAGAGAGAGVRR
- a CDS encoding response regulator, whose translation is MIRVLVVDDHPVVRRGLRALVEDLPDVTAVGEAADGAAALALLAELPADRRPDVVLMDLQMGTGMHGVEATRRITALPDPPAVLVLTTYSTDADILAAVEAGATGYLLKDAPPEDLAAAIHATARGETVLAPPVAARLLGRVRAGRPSLSPREAEILQLLAEGLPNRQISKRLFISEATVKTHLVHIYDKLGVDSRTSAIAAGLAAGLIRAVER
- a CDS encoding WXG100 family type VII secretion target is translated as MGEITGNNPDLPPGTLRVDPDRMRAWSADTLDIARTFTATGRSVEGEVTDGYVALGQWDSGPALRERWIRWGDQISTLGNRLTDVAERFRRTADNYRAADESAHRQVTGARQVW